GAACCAGAACAGGTGCTGCCACAGCAGCGCGCCCCCGTTCTCCGGGGCGAAGACCATCGCCCCGAACCTGCGGTCCGCCTCCAGGCACAGCAGCGCCGCCGCCAGCACGGGGAAGGCGACCAGCACGAGGATCGAGGTGAACAGGGTGTTCCAGGTGAAGACCGGCAGCCGGAACATCGTCATGCCCGGGGCGCGCATCCCGATGATGGTCGTCAGGAAGTTCACGGAGCCCAGGATCGTCCCGAAGCCCGCCAGGGCCAGCCCCATGATCCACAGGTCCGCGCCCACCCCGGGGGAGCGCGTCAGGGAGTTGAGCGGCGCGTAGGCGAACCAGCCGAAGGAGGCCGGCCCGGTCGGCACGAGCAAGGAGCCCAGCACGATCAGCCCGCCGAAGAGGAACAGCCAGTACGACAGCATGTTGAGCCGGGGGAAGGCCACATCGGGCGAGCCGATCTGAAGCGGCATGATCTCGTTGGCGAAGCCCGCGAACGTCGGCGTGGCGAAGAGCAGCAGCATGATCGTGCCGTGCATCGTGAACGCCTGGTTGAACTCCTCGTTCGTCATCAACTGAAGCCCCGGGCGGGCCAGTTCGGCGCGCATCAGCAGCGCCAGCACCCCGCCGACCAGGAAGAAGGCGAAGGAGGTGATGAGGTAGAGGTGGCCGATCTTCTTGTGGTCGGTGGTCGTCAGCCAGTCCACCATCAGCGCCCCGGGGCGGCGTACGCGCGGGGCGGCGCCGCCTCCCTCCTCCGTCACCTGGGCGGTGTCCGTCGCCATGCTGCCCCCTCGCTTCCGTCCATACGGCGATGCGTCCGGGCGCTGCGTCAGGCCGTGCCTGCCGTCCGGGCACAGGCCATGATGCGGCAGGGCACGGGTGGGCGCGAGGGTGCGCGCCGATGACTTTCAGCCCTCTGGTGCACGGGAGGGCGCGGGCAGCCCGCCCCGCGACCACCGTCCGGCGTCGGCTCTTCCGTGGGCGCGGCTCCTGGCAGGCGCCGTACGCGGAAGGGGAATTGGGCGGCGGCGAGCAGTTCTTCAGCAGCTCTTCCGACTGTCTTAAGGTGTCCTTGGGGCGCCGTTCCGGAATTTGTGCCTCGGGTGGTCGTCCCGCTATTTCCAGGTCGTAATCCGGAATGCGGAGCCGGTGAAATTACTGCTGGGGAACAGCCACGTACGAGTGACGCGTGCAACGCCGGATCGTGCACCGAGCGTTGTGACACAAGCGTGACTCGGCCGCAGACAGGCCAAGACTTCCGGCCGTCACTCCCCGCGCCTACGGTGGCCGCATGGCACCCGAAACACCGGACCCTCAACTGTCCGACGACGACCCTGAGACCTACGTGGGCATGAGCCCCCAGGACGCCGAACGGCGTGCCCGGGAGCAAGGCTGGACCACCGTGCGTCAACTGGCGCCGGACGCGCTCGTCACCATGGAGTACCTCTCCGGGCGGATCAACCTCGCGGTCCAGGACGAGCAGGTGGTGCGCTGCTGGAAGGGCTGAACTCCGCTGCTGGAAGACCGAACTCCAGTGCCCGCTGAGCCCGCAGCGGGCGGGACAGGTGGGACCGGGTGAGGAAGGGCTGTGCGTACCGGCTTCCTCGCCCGGACGTCACCGGTGCCGTCGTGGCTCCAAAGCCGCGGCGGTCGCGGTCAGTAGCGCCGCGAGGAGGCCCAGGGGCTGCCCGAGGAGGACGAGGAGCCCCCGCGTCCGGCGCCCGCCCCCACGGTGTCCGCGGCGCGTGCCTCCTCGGTGCTGCGCGGCACCGGCGTACGCGCACCCGTGGCGGTCTCCTGCGCGGGAACGGTGCGCGGGGTGACCAGGGCCTGCCGTGCCGTGACGGGCGGCGCCGGCGCCTGCTTGGGGGCCAGCGGGGACCCGGCGGTGAGGAACCGTTCACGCAGCGCGAAGATCAGCGCCTCCGCACGGGCGATGGCCGGCTCGCACCAGGGCAGACCCAGCAGGATCAGCAGCCCGGCGGCCCAGCCCAGCAGCACATCGCTGACCCAGTGCGTACCGAGATAGACGGTGGTGGCGCCGACACCGAGCGCGAAGACGGCGCCGACGACGGACAGCCATCGCCGGGCGAGCGGCGTCGTGGCCAGATAGGCGAGGATTCCCCAGGTCACCACGCCGTTGGCGGTGTGGCCCGAAGGGAATATATCGCCGCCGGCGAAGAGTTCGGGCGAGCCGATGGAGGTCGCGTAGTGTGGCCCGAGGCGCCCCAGGCCGATCTTGACGGCACCGACCGTCGTGTTGAGCAGCAGCAGCGAGAAGCCCAGCGCGAGCAGCGGGCGCAGCGTGCGCTGCCGCCAGGAGCGCCAGCCCAGCCATGCGGCCACCAGCACAGCCGTCGGCCCGCGTTGTCC
This sequence is a window from Streptomyces sp. NBC_01775. Protein-coding genes within it:
- a CDS encoding phosphatase PAP2 family protein, with the translated sequence MRTDRIFSRLEQEPHRPCGPAPRMSRIRLGLFSTTVAFYVAIVVAVLGSTWLVQLDWQVMLFRPYKQWPEIHGFLDAFVVLGQRGPTAVLVAAWLGWRSWRQRTLRPLLALGFSLLLLNTTVGAVKIGLGRLGPHYATSIGSPELFAGGDIFPSGHTANGVVTWGILAYLATTPLARRWLSVVGAVFALGVGATTVYLGTHWVSDVLLGWAAGLLILLGLPWCEPAIARAEALIFALRERFLTAGSPLAPKQAPAPPVTARQALVTPRTVPAQETATGARTPVPRSTEEARAADTVGAGAGRGGSSSSSGSPWASSRRY